A genomic region of Elaeis guineensis isolate ETL-2024a chromosome 9, EG11, whole genome shotgun sequence contains the following coding sequences:
- the LOC105042133 gene encoding 6-phosphogluconate dehydrogenase, decarboxylating 3, chloroplastic produces the protein MEAAALSRIGLAGLAVMGQNLALNVAEKGFPISVYNRTASKVDETVGRAAAEGGPPLSGHHSPRDFVLSIARPRSIIILVKAGAPVDQTIATLSQFMDPGDSIIDGGNEWYENTERRLRDAAARGLLYLGMGVSGGEDGARHGPSLMPGGHLQAYHNVQDVLARVAAQVDDGPCVTFVGKGGAGNFVKMVHNGIEYGDMQLISEAYDVLRTVGSLSNHELAEIFAEWNRGELESFLIEITADIFRVPDEHDEGELVDKILDKTGMKGTGKWTVQQAAELSVAAPTIAASLDSRYLSGLKEEREAAARVLDQAGIGGEGLGPSLGRAIDKKRLIDDVRQALYASKICSYAQGMNLLRAKSEEKGWNLNLGELARIWKGGCIIRARFLDRIKKAYERNRGLANLIVDPEFAREMVQRQGAWRRVVGLAIEAGISTPGMCSSLAYFDTYRRARLPANLVQAQRDYFGAHTYERVDRSGSFHTEWSKIARQSKAGAGVLN, from the coding sequence ATGGAGGCGGCGGCGCTGTCGCGCATCGGGCTCGCCGGACTGGCGGTGATGGGCCAAAACCTAGCCCTCAACGTCGCCGAGAAGGGCTTCCCGATCTCCGTCTACAACCGCACCGCCTCCAAGGTCGACGAGACCGTCGGCCGCGCGGCGGCGGAGGGCGGCCCCCCCCTCTCTGGCCACCACTCCCCCCGCGATTTCGTCCTCTCCATCGCTCGCCCTCGCTCCATCATCATCCTCGTCAAGGCCGGCGCCCCCGTCGACCAGACCATCGCCACCCTCTCCCAGTTCATGGACCCCGGTGACTCCATCATCGACGGCGGCAACGAGTGGTACGAGAACACCGAGCGCCGCCTCCGCGACGCCGCCGCCCGTGGCCTCCTCTACCTCGGCATGGGCGTCTCTGGCGGGGAGGACGGCGCCCGCCATGGCCCCTCCCTTATGCCCGGCGGCCACCTCCAGGCCTACCACAACGTCCAGGACGTCCTTGCCCGTGTTGCCGCCCAGGTCGACGACGGCCCCTGCGTCACCTTCGTTGGCAAGGGTGGCGCCGGCAACTTCGTCAAGATGGTCCACAACGGCATCGAGTACGGAGACATGCAGCTAATCTCCGAGGCCTACGACGTCCTCCGCACCGTCGGCAGCCTCTCGAACCACGAGCTCGCCGAGATCTTCGCCGAATGGAACCGCGGCGAGCTCGAGAGCTTCCTCATCGAGATTACGGCCGACATCTTCAGGGTTCCCGACGAGCACGACGAGGGCGAGCTGGTGGACAAGATCCTCGACAAAACCGGCATGAAGGGGACTGGGAAATGGACGGTCCAGCAGGCGGCGGAGCTCTCGGTCGCCGCCCCCACAATCGCCGCCTCCCTCGACTCCCGATACCTCAGTGGGCTCAAGGAGGAGAGGGAGGCCGCTGCGAGAGTTCTCGACCAGGCCGGGATCGGCGGCGAGGGCTTGGGACCGTCGCTGGGACGGGCGATCGACAAGAAGCGTCTGATAGACGATGTCCGGCAGGCTCTGTACGCCTCCAAGATCTGTAGCTATGCCCAAGGTATGAACTTGCTCCGGGCCAAGAGCGAGGAGAAGGGGTGGAACCTCAATCTCGGGGAGCTGGCGAGGATCTGGAAGGGGGGTTGCATCATAAGGGCCAGGTTTTTGGACAGGATAAAAAAGGCTTACGAGAGGAATCGGGGACTCGCAAACCTGATTGTGGACCCGGAGTTCGCAAGGGAGATGGTGCAGCGACAGGGTGCTTGGAGGAGGGTCGTGGGGCTGGCAATTGAGGCTGGAATCAGCACGCCGGGGATGTGCTCGAGCTTGGCATACTTCGACACATATCGCCGGGCTAGGCTGCCTGCAAACTTGGTGCAGGCGCAGAGAGACTACTTTGGGGCGCACACCTATGAACGTGTCGACCGCTCCGGGTCGTTCCACACTGAGTGGTCCAAGATTGCCAGGCAGAGCAAGGCCGGGGCAGGTGTCCTTAATTGA